One window of Desulfarculus baarsii DSM 2075 genomic DNA carries:
- the porA gene encoding 2-ketoisovalerate ferredoxin oxidoreductase subunit alpha, producing MAQRVGLECSLAVSEAVKLANADVIAAYPITPQTHIVEHLSELVASGELDAEFVPVESEHSAMSACVGSSAAGARTFTSSSSQGLALMHEILYIASALRLPIVMVVANRALSGPISIWNDHGDIMSERDINWVQFFAENGQEVLDLTITAFKIAEDHRVTLPVIVNMDGFILTHVIEPIEMPEQNEVDAYLPPFVPAQKLDPAKPISMGMVGVPEVYTEARKACVDALEKSYPFIVEHWNDFAAQFGRHYKPIECYKTDDAEALFVTMGSLSETAMTTVDELRAAGQKVGLVHIRLWRPFPTDDFLAAIGESKPLMVLDRALSPGCNAGPVATELRALLYAKGKTHYVANFVAGLGGRDVTRADFKSMMAKTLSAAKSGAPMPYEMVGVKE from the coding sequence ATGGCCCAGCGTGTGGGGCTTGAGTGCTCACTGGCCGTTAGCGAGGCCGTCAAGCTTGCCAACGCGGACGTGATCGCGGCTTATCCCATCACTCCGCAGACGCACATTGTCGAACATCTTTCCGAGCTGGTGGCCAGCGGCGAACTGGACGCCGAGTTCGTCCCCGTCGAGAGCGAGCACAGCGCCATGAGCGCCTGCGTGGGCTCGTCGGCGGCCGGCGCGCGCACCTTCACCAGCTCCAGCAGCCAGGGCCTGGCCCTGATGCACGAGATCCTCTACATCGCCAGCGCCCTGCGCCTGCCCATCGTCATGGTCGTGGCCAACCGCGCCCTCAGCGGCCCCATCAGCATCTGGAACGACCACGGCGACATCATGAGCGAGCGCGACATCAACTGGGTGCAGTTCTTCGCCGAAAACGGCCAGGAGGTGCTGGACCTGACCATCACCGCCTTCAAGATCGCCGAGGACCACCGCGTCACCCTGCCGGTGATCGTCAACATGGACGGCTTCATCCTCACCCACGTCATCGAGCCCATCGAGATGCCCGAGCAAAACGAGGTCGACGCCTATCTGCCGCCCTTTGTCCCGGCCCAGAAGCTCGATCCGGCCAAGCCCATCAGCATGGGCATGGTCGGCGTGCCCGAGGTCTACACCGAGGCGCGCAAGGCCTGCGTGGACGCCCTGGAAAAAAGCTATCCCTTCATCGTCGAGCACTGGAACGACTTCGCGGCCCAATTCGGCCGGCACTACAAGCCCATCGAGTGTTACAAGACCGACGACGCCGAGGCGCTTTTCGTGACCATGGGCTCGCTGAGCGAGACGGCCATGACCACGGTGGATGAGCTGCGCGCCGCCGGCCAGAAGGTGGGCCTGGTGCACATCCGCCTGTGGCGGCCTTTCCCGACCGACGACTTCCTGGCGGCCATCGGCGAGAGCAAGCCGCTGATGGTCCTCGACCGGGCGCTCAGCCCCGGCTGCAACGCCGGGCCGGTGGCCACCGAGCTGCGGGCCCTGTTGTACGCCAAGGGCAAGACCCATTACGTGGCCAACTTCGTGGCCGGCCTGGGCGGCCGTGACGTCACCCGCGCCGACTTCAAGTCGATGATGGCCAAGACCCTGTCGGCCGCCAAGTCCGGCGCGCCGATGCCCTACGAGATGGTGGGGGTGAAGGAATGA
- a CDS encoding 4Fe-4S binding protein, with product MADEGMVSWKSLALGCAMVEPGTSKRFNTGDWRSRRRPVTDREKCIKCGLCYILCPDMAFSPDPNAEGYYNWDGYYCKGCGICVKECPKDAISWQEEKEEDKYGPACGA from the coding sequence ATGGCCGACGAAGGAATGGTTTCGTGGAAGAGCCTGGCCCTTGGTTGCGCCATGGTCGAACCTGGCACTTCCAAGCGCTTCAACACCGGCGATTGGCGCAGCCGTCGCCGGCCGGTCACCGACCGCGAAAAGTGCATCAAATGTGGCCTGTGCTACATCCTGTGCCCGGACATGGCCTTCAGCCCCGACCCCAACGCCGAAGGCTACTACAACTGGGACGGCTATTATTGCAAGGGCTGCGGCATCTGCGTCAAGGAATGCCCCAAGGACGCCATATCCTGGCAGGAAGAAAAAGAGGAGGATAAGTATGGCCCAGCGTGTGGGGCTTGA
- a CDS encoding pyruvate ferredoxin oxidoreductase subunit gamma, with protein MIEVRFHGRGGQGAVTSAELMAQAAIAEGKYAQAFPSFGPERRGAPLQAFLRISDEQIRLREKIYEPDVVVVLDPSLLATGNVNAGLKPDGVLVVNSAKNVEAVRGECQFNGRTAIVDASKIAEEELGVPITNTTMLGALLKAAGHVDLKAIEKPLAARFGRIAEKNLRALKRAYEETVIEE; from the coding sequence ATGATTGAGGTTCGCTTTCATGGCCGGGGAGGTCAGGGCGCTGTCACCTCGGCGGAATTGATGGCTCAGGCCGCCATCGCCGAGGGCAAGTACGCCCAGGCCTTCCCCAGTTTCGGCCCTGAACGCCGCGGCGCTCCCTTGCAGGCTTTTCTGCGCATCTCCGACGAGCAGATCCGCCTGCGCGAAAAAATCTACGAGCCCGACGTGGTCGTCGTGCTCGACCCCAGCCTGCTGGCCACCGGCAACGTCAACGCCGGCCTGAAACCCGACGGCGTGCTGGTCGTCAACAGCGCCAAAAATGTCGAGGCCGTGCGCGGCGAATGTCAATTCAATGGCCGCACGGCCATCGTCGACGCCAGCAAGATCGCCGAGGAAGAACTGGGCGTGCCCATCACCAACACCACCATGCTGGGCGCCCTGCTCAAGGCCGCCGGCCACGTGGACCTCAAGGCCATCGAGAAACCGCTGGCCGCGCGTTTCGGCCGCATCGCCGAAAAGAACCTGCGCGCCCTCAAGCGGGCCTACGAAGAAACCGTGATCGAGGAGTAA
- a CDS encoding Bax inhibitor-1/YccA family protein has protein sequence MDQTAWRSPAGEAISDRQTQIIGAFMRRVYNWMTLGLALSGVVAWWVMNSDAALSVFIDAQTGPTMMFWAAIIGEFGLVIALSAGIRRFSPTTAMALFTAYAALNGVTLGIVMLAFTGASVAKAFLITAGTFGVTSIWASTTKKDLSAWGSFLFMGLIGIIIASVVNIFFESPMMDWIISVVGVGLFVGLTAYDTQRLRAMVLEAANEVTVSKMAIFGALQLYLDFINLFLMLLRLFGDRR, from the coding sequence ATGGATCAAACAGCGTGGCGTTCGCCGGCGGGCGAGGCGATCAGCGATCGTCAGACCCAGATCATCGGCGCGTTCATGCGCCGGGTTTACAATTGGATGACCCTGGGCCTGGCCCTCAGCGGCGTGGTGGCCTGGTGGGTGATGAACTCCGATGCGGCGCTGAGCGTGTTCATCGACGCCCAGACCGGCCCGACAATGATGTTCTGGGCGGCGATCATCGGCGAGTTCGGCCTGGTCATCGCCCTCAGCGCCGGCATCCGGCGCTTCAGCCCGACCACGGCCATGGCCCTGTTCACGGCCTACGCGGCCTTGAACGGCGTGACGCTGGGCATTGTGATGTTGGCCTTCACCGGGGCCTCGGTGGCCAAGGCCTTTTTGATCACCGCCGGCACCTTTGGCGTGACCAGCATCTGGGCCTCGACGACCAAAAAAGACCTTTCGGCCTGGGGCTCGTTCCTGTTCATGGGCCTGATCGGCATCATCATCGCCTCGGTGGTCAACATTTTCTTCGAGTCGCCGATGATGGACTGGATCATCAGCGTGGTTGGCGTGGGGTTGTTCGTTGGTTTGACGGCCTATGACACCCAGCGCCTGCGGGCGATGGTGCTGGAGGCGGCCAACGAGGTCACCGTCAGCAAGATGGCCATTTTCGGGGCGTTGCAGCTCTACCTCGACTTCATCAACCTGTTTTTGATGTTGCTGAGGCTGTTCGGCGACAGGCGATAA
- a CDS encoding DUF169 domain-containing protein, producing the protein MNISDQRLDDFLQTIGLDEPPMVALFCDDEPTDGFSPKPQLLPSREMEAQGQADLGQVFANFSCAMGHIWRARKKRLPAWFSAERFGCLGAAFWLGFQKPQLESIIHYVSTGAQGMESEHYCASPDELRRIFNYVDPRPVPSKYLVFKPFELLSEADKPVLVCFFARPEAMAGLHQLATFVSNDPEVVASPWSAGCGSLVAWPLHYLAKGQERAVLGGWDPSARKFYKTDELSFTVSPAMFEGMVELYEQSFLKKHAWRGSLQKIARSKKAWNEA; encoded by the coding sequence ATGAACATCTCCGACCAACGACTCGACGACTTTTTGCAAACCATCGGCCTGGACGAGCCGCCCATGGTCGCGCTGTTTTGCGACGACGAACCAACCGACGGCTTCAGCCCCAAGCCACAGCTTCTGCCCAGCCGCGAGATGGAGGCCCAGGGCCAGGCCGACTTGGGCCAGGTCTTCGCCAATTTTTCCTGCGCCATGGGCCATATCTGGCGGGCGCGCAAAAAACGCCTGCCCGCCTGGTTCAGCGCCGAACGGTTTGGCTGTCTGGGCGCGGCCTTCTGGCTGGGCTTTCAAAAGCCCCAGTTGGAGTCGATCATTCACTACGTCTCCACCGGGGCCCAGGGCATGGAGAGCGAGCACTACTGCGCCTCGCCCGATGAACTGCGCCGCATCTTCAATTATGTCGACCCCCGGCCCGTGCCCAGCAAGTATCTGGTCTTCAAGCCCTTCGAACTGCTGAGCGAGGCCGACAAGCCCGTGCTGGTCTGTTTTTTCGCCCGGCCCGAGGCCATGGCCGGCCTGCACCAGTTGGCCACCTTCGTCAGCAACGACCCGGAGGTGGTGGCTTCGCCCTGGAGCGCCGGCTGCGGCAGCCTGGTGGCCTGGCCCCTGCACTATCTGGCCAAGGGCCAGGAGCGCGCCGTGCTGGGCGGCTGGGATCCTTCGGCGCGCAAGTTCTACAAGACCGACGAACTGTCGTTTACCGTTTCGCCAGCCATGTTCGAGGGCATGGTCGAGCTTTACGAACAATCGTTTTTGAAAAAACACGCCTGGCGGGGTTCGCTGCAAAAGATCGCCCGCAGCAAAAAGGCCTGGAACGAGGCCTGA